DNA sequence from the Bradyrhizobium sp. CIAT3101 genome:
GGGCACGAGACTGCCCTAGCTCTTCGGTGCCTGCTTCTCCGACGCGGTTGCCGGCTTGCCGCCGGCGCCAACCACACGCACCTGGTCCCCGTCGGACAAACCATCCGGCGGAGCGGTGATGACGCGGTCGTCGGGCGCAATCCCCGAGGCAAGCTCGATCTCCTTGCCGAGATCGCGGGCGATGGTCACGGTCTTGAACTGCACCTTGTCGTCCGCACCGACGGTCGCGACGCGCAGGCCGCTGCCGTTGAAGATCAGCGCGCTGGCGGGAATGCTGAGCGGCGCGGAATCGCGCTGGAGGCTCAGCTTCACGCTGGCATAGCCGCCGGGCATCAATTCTCCGCTCGAATTGTCCAGGCCGAGCTGCATGCGCGTGGTGCCCGAGGCGACGTCGACAGCCTGCGAGGAGGCCTCCACCGTGGCCTGGAAGGTTCGGTTCGGATATTCCGGCAGCGAGATGGTGGCCTTGGCGCCGATCTTGATCGCCGGCACGTAGTTCTGGGGAACGCTGACATAGACACGCAGCTTGGTGATGTCGGAGACCACGAACATCGCCGGTCCCGAACCGCCGCCCGCGTTGATCAGCGCACCGACGTCGGTGTCGCGTGCCGTGACCACGCCGTCGAACGGCACGGTGATCTTCTTGTAGCCGGCAAGCGCCTCGAGCCGCTCGACATTGGCCTGGCCGGAATGGACCGCGGCGTTCTTGTTGGAGAGATCGGCGGTGCGCTCGTCGATCTCCTGCGCCGAGACGAAGTTGGAGGCGACCAGCGTCTTGCGCCGGTTCAGGGTTGCTTCCGACAGCCTTGCGCTGGCCTGCTGGCTGGCGAGGTCGGCGCGGG
Encoded proteins:
- a CDS encoding efflux RND transporter periplasmic adaptor subunit, with the protein product MSPTEPRSPVSHRKLGIFSVVALIAAGLVVGTGIRAREDQSSKLKEWTDDQAVPSVAVTLPNAKALNSTIDLPGRLEAYYRAPIFARVSGYLKSWSADIGARVKAGQVIAEIEAPDLDQQLLQARADLASQQASARLSEATLNRRKTLVASNFVSAQEIDERTADLSNKNAAVHSGQANVERLEALAGYKKITVPFDGVVTARDTDVGALINAGGGSGPAMFVVSDITKLRVYVSVPQNYVPAIKIGAKATISLPEYPNRTFQATVEASSQAVDVASGTTRMQLGLDNSSGELMPGGYASVKLSLQRDSAPLSIPASALIFNGSGLRVATVGADDKVQFKTVTIARDLGKEIELASGIAPDDRVITAPPDGLSDGDQVRVVGAGGKPATASEKQAPKS